TCCGCAGCAGCCTCGAGAATGCGGACATCCGCGTGCTCTGGTCCGATCTCGCCGTGCCTCCTCTGGCCGTCACCGCGGCGCAGCTCACGGGCGGAACCTATCGCGGACGTGCTATTTCGATCGAAGGCACGCTCGTCTCTACCTCAGATCACGACATCATTCTGCGTGACGGCGATCTGATCTTTCGCGGCGTCGTTACCGGCTCTACTGCGGATCTCCACCCCCTGGAACGCGGCAGCCGCATACGCCTGCGCGGCATCGCTACCTCACTCGATCAGTACACACATGGAACCTATCCCTTTGCTGTCGTCGTGGAACAGGTCGATGTCGTCAGTTCGCCGCCATGGTGGTCGCCACGGCATATTGCCGTGCTTGGACTGACATCCGTGCTGGTCCTGCTCTTGATTCAGATCGGACTGCACCGCGCGCAGCAATGGCACCTGCAATCGGTGATGAAAGAGCGCGAACAACTCGCCTTTGAGATGCACGACACGCTCGCACAGAGCTTTACCGGCATCGCGTACCTGCTCAACGCCGCCATCATGGAGCGGCGCGGAGAAAACAAGATGCAGACTCACGTGCAAAACGCTCTCGAGATGGTTCACATCAGCCATCGCGAGGCCAGCCGCACCATCGCTGCTCTTCGCCCGCAACTGCGCGATGCCACCGCGATTCTTGAAGCACTCGAACAGGTAGCCACGCGTCTGGTTACAGGAGATTCGCCCAAAATCCAGGGACATCTCACCGGACGTGTCACAGCCTTGTCGGTGCAGGTGACCGATGCGCTGTTCCGCGTCGGGCAGGAGGCAATCAGCAATGCTATCCAGCACAGCGGCTGCACGCAGCTCGAAATCCATCTAGTCCTGCATCGCCGCGAAGCCGCGCTCACCGTCCACGACAATGGCCGAGGCTTCGACGCCGCGGCGCAGCGTGGCCTCGGCATCACCGGCATGCACAGCCGCGCGGCAAAGGTTCGCGGCCGGCTTGAAATCCAGTCGGTTCCGCATCGGGGAACGTCCGTCTCCATCGTCGCCCCGCTTCCCTTGGTCAGCGGCCTGCTAAGGCCGCTGTGGCAAAGGATGCGCGCCTTTCCTTCACGCTCCATTCCACTCGGCAAGCTCGAAACAAGAAGTAAACCTTATGACTACTCACGCTGATAAAAAACAGATTCGGCTGCTCCTGGTGGATGACCACCCTATCGTGCGTTTCGGGTTGAGTGCATTGCTCGGCATGCAGGAGGACTTTGCCGTGGTGGCAGCAGCCAGCAGCGGGCGCGAAGCACTGGACATCCTCAGGCAGAAAACCATCGACATCGTTCTTGTCGATCTCCGCATGCCGGGCTTCTCCGGCATCGACACGCTCGAACAGATCCGCACGCAGGCTCCCCGCGTGCAGGCCATCGTTCTTTCAAGCTTCGAGTTCGACGAAGAAATTTATGCTGCGGTCAAAGCCGGAGCCAGGGGATATCTCCTGAAAGAATCTCCGCCGGAAGAGATTATGTCTGCCATTCGCTCCGTCTTTGCAGGCAGGCAGGCCTTCCCGGAGCGCATCGCCAAACGTCTTTCGGAGTCACGCATGACCGCAGGACTGAGCGCACGGGAGCGCGAAGTACTGGAGCTGGTCGCCAAGGGCTTAACCAACAAGGAAGTGGCAAACACGCTGCAAATCAGTCAATTCACGGTCCGCAATCATCTCAATCACATCACCGAAAAGCTCGAGGCGAGCGACCGCACGGAGGCTATCTTCATTGCCATCCACACCGGCCTCATTACCTTGCACTGACGTGCGTTCCATGCGCAGACAGCGCTGCCGTACGCAGGCAGAAGAACAGAATCGAACAAATGAACAGGAGAGACTTCATGGCTAGCTCCTTATTCGACCTCACAGGCCGGATAGCCGTAGTCGTAGGAGGAACCACCGGACTGGGACACGCCATCTCCATCGGCCTTGCAGAGGCAGGAGCCGATGTTGTGGCCACATCCCGACGCCAGGAACAGGTAGAACAGGTGGCCATCGAGATAGAACAGCTGGGGCGAAGGACTCTGCGCGTGACCAGCGATGTCATGCAGCGGGAGACGCTCGAGGCGCTGCATGCCCAGGTGATCGACGCTTTCGGTAAAGTCGACATCCTCGTCAACGCGCAAGGCATCACGCACAAGGCGCCCACTCTCCAGGAAAACGAGCAGGAGTGGGCGCGCGTGCTCGAGACGAACCTGACAGGCACACTGCGGAGCTGCCAGATTTTTGCGCCGGGCATGGTTCAACAGCAATATGGCCGCATCATCAACCTCGCCTCGCTCGGCACCTTCGTAGGCTTCAAGGAAGTAGCCGCCTACTGCGCAAGCAAGGCAGGCATCGGATCGCTGACGCAGGTTCTCGCCATTGAGCTCGCTATGTCCGGAGTGCAGGTGAATGCCATTGCGCCGGGCATATTTCCCACCCCGCTCAACCGCGCACTGGTGGAAGGGACAGTCAGAGGAAGCGAGCTGAAAATGCGCACGCCGATGGGGCGATTCGGTAACGCCAGGGAAGTCGCAGGAGCCGCAGTCTATCTGGCCTCCGAGGCAGCCGGGTTTGTAACCGGCGAGATCATTGCCGTCGACGGCGGCTTCCTGGCGAGCGCCGTCAATCAATAAAGCCGCAAACAGCAGGAAGGATTATTTCCGTGAAGATCACGAACGCATATGTGAACATCTGCTCGCCGGGACGGAATTTTGTCACTCTGAAGATAGAAACCGATCAGGGCATCTACGGTCTTGGCGATGGCACATTGAACGGACGGGAACTGGCCGTCGCCAGCTATCTCACCGATCACGTGCTTCCCTGCCTGATTGGCCGCGATCCATTCCAGATAGAAGACATCTGGCAATATCTCTATCGCGGCGCGTACTGGAGACGCGGGCCGGTCACCATGTCCGCCATCGCCGCAGTCGACATGGCGCTGTGGGATATCAAAGGCAAGGCGCTGCATACGCCCGTGTATAACCTTCTTGGCGGCCGCAGCCGGCAGGGCGTGATGGTCTACTGCCACGCCTTCGGAAAAGACATCCACGCAGCGCTCGAAGATGTCGCAAAACACAAGGAGATGGGCTATCGGGCGATCCGCGTACAAAGCGGCGTGCCCGGACTCAAATCGACGTATGGTGTGGGCAAAACGACCGGATATTACGAGCCCGCAGAACGAGGCCTTCCCACCGAGTATGAGTGGGAGACAGAGTCCTATCTGCGTTCCGTGCCGGGGTTATTTGCAAAGGTGCGTGAAGTCTTCGGCGAAGAAATCCATCTGCTGCATGACTGCCATCACCGCCTGACACCGATTGAGGCAGCGCGCCTGGGCAAGGAACTGGAGCCATTCCACCTGTTCTGGATCGAAGATCCCACACCCGCAGAATTGCAGGAAGGATTCAAGCTCATCCGCCAGCATACGACCACGCCCATCGCCGTCGGTGAGGTCTTCAATTCCCTGTGGGATGCGCATGATCTGATCCGAAACCAGTGGATCGATTACATCCGCGCAACCGTGGTACACGCAGGCGGACTGACGCACTTAAAGAAAATTGCGGACTTCGCGGACCTCTATCATGTAAAGACCGGATGCCACGGAGCCACAGACCTGTCCCCGGTATCCATGGCTGCCGCGCTGCACTTCGATACCGCCATTCATAACTTCGGCATCCAGGAACACATGCCGCATG
The Silvibacterium dinghuense DNA segment above includes these coding regions:
- a CDS encoding sensor histidine kinase, whose amino-acid sequence is MLLLFAALVTIRPWMHSMHSRPQVMNGGPAALERGTWTSYGSTWSMNGSRLENASEERGARYILTSETQADYQIEADIHITSADGEAGLVLRSHGEETGVDAYHGYFAGVRVSDATLEFGRADFGWQVLQRISLPATLDLSQGFHLRVVAIGCSFGVEVRSPSGVTQALTTADQACIASGHSGVRSNLTSAVWDHLAIRSASKEDLAALHRESAGAVALPIDVPFVPQLTARYETSLEAEARKRALQAGVQPIVTFLMQPGRHPNVTLQGTVISLPPLVAIQDETNALIVPAFHSNAPLKLGDIVLAHGTVLSERFRSSLENADIRVLWSDLAVPPLAVTAAQLTGGTYRGRAISIEGTLVSTSDHDIILRDGDLIFRGVVTGSTADLHPLERGSRIRLRGIATSLDQYTHGTYPFAVVVEQVDVVSSPPWWSPRHIAVLGLTSVLVLLLIQIGLHRAQQWHLQSVMKEREQLAFEMHDTLAQSFTGIAYLLNAAIMERRGENKMQTHVQNALEMVHISHREASRTIAALRPQLRDATAILEALEQVATRLVTGDSPKIQGHLTGRVTALSVQVTDALFRVGQEAISNAIQHSGCTQLEIHLVLHRREAALTVHDNGRGFDAAAQRGLGITGMHSRAAKVRGRLEIQSVPHRGTSVSIVAPLPLVSGLLRPLWQRMRAFPSRSIPLGKLETRSKPYDYSR
- the manD gene encoding D-mannonate dehydratase ManD; protein product: MKITNAYVNICSPGRNFVTLKIETDQGIYGLGDGTLNGRELAVASYLTDHVLPCLIGRDPFQIEDIWQYLYRGAYWRRGPVTMSAIAAVDMALWDIKGKALHTPVYNLLGGRSRQGVMVYCHAFGKDIHAALEDVAKHKEMGYRAIRVQSGVPGLKSTYGVGKTTGYYEPAERGLPTEYEWETESYLRSVPGLFAKVREVFGEEIHLLHDCHHRLTPIEAARLGKELEPFHLFWIEDPTPAELQEGFKLIRQHTTTPIAVGEVFNSLWDAHDLIRNQWIDYIRATVVHAGGLTHLKKIADFADLYHVKTGCHGATDLSPVSMAAALHFDTAIHNFGIQEHMPHAAETDAVFPHAYFFKDGYMYPGDKPGLGIDFDEKLASQYEYQRAYLPVNRRQDGTLTDW
- a CDS encoding SDR family NAD(P)-dependent oxidoreductase, coding for MASSLFDLTGRIAVVVGGTTGLGHAISIGLAEAGADVVATSRRQEQVEQVAIEIEQLGRRTLRVTSDVMQRETLEALHAQVIDAFGKVDILVNAQGITHKAPTLQENEQEWARVLETNLTGTLRSCQIFAPGMVQQQYGRIINLASLGTFVGFKEVAAYCASKAGIGSLTQVLAIELAMSGVQVNAIAPGIFPTPLNRALVEGTVRGSELKMRTPMGRFGNAREVAGAAVYLASEAAGFVTGEIIAVDGGFLASAVNQ
- a CDS encoding response regulator: MTTHADKKQIRLLLVDDHPIVRFGLSALLGMQEDFAVVAAASSGREALDILRQKTIDIVLVDLRMPGFSGIDTLEQIRTQAPRVQAIVLSSFEFDEEIYAAVKAGARGYLLKESPPEEIMSAIRSVFAGRQAFPERIAKRLSESRMTAGLSAREREVLELVAKGLTNKEVANTLQISQFTVRNHLNHITEKLEASDRTEAIFIAIHTGLITLH